Genomic DNA from Oreochromis aureus strain Israel breed Guangdong linkage group 2, ZZ_aureus, whole genome shotgun sequence:
CAGACACGGCAGTGACAGGATTTGGGATTTTAATCTTATTTCTGCTCTTTGGTTTTCTAAACGCATCATAACGTtaattcaaactgttttttggCACGACCACAGACTGAGTGAGTTGGGCCTGTTCTTGAGTTATTCAGTTTTTCGGGTTCATTGTTCAGCCTAAATGCTAACCAGTCCATCCTGTTTGGTTACGATTTAACTGACACATGCTGTTTTACTGTACATAACCTGAACACCTGCAGCAGTCTGAGCTCCACCGTTTGTCCTGTTAGGTGTATGCATATCCACTTTACACATTTAAGCAATAGCCTGACAGATGACCCTCCcgtgcacagaaacaaaacTAACCTGACTAGGATTAAGGacagaaatgttttaaagttCAGGCTCCTTCAGACCCCACAAAACGCCTTTGATGCTAAGCTAACGACTAGTGCTGGCAGATATGCTAATCTGGCTGAAAGGCTAATCTGATTAGCTGGCAGTCTGCTGAGTGAGATGTGCTTAACTTCAGGATCCACTTTTCTTGCCTTTCTTAATCTTAATGCACTTCCTGTCATGTGAccagattgttttctttttacttggCACCAATCGGACTGatcggtaattagattaccttTTAGAGCAGCTCATGTCTCAGCATAGATGGATGATGGTTGGAAGACCAGCTCAGATGAGCCAAATCTGCTGGAATAAATATTAATAGAGACACTTGGGGTCAGAAGGTTTTGCACTTCCTGTCATGTGGTACAGATGATCTGGATCATGAATCTTTTCCTCCTCAGATTTAATGGAGGATGATGAATGATGGAGAACTTTGTCTTTAGATTAGTCAGCCAGTCTAAaaaatttttctcatttaaatacGTCACCAGTCTTATCTCTATTTGAGACTGCTCCGCCTGCAGCTGCACCTGCACTGCACCTGCACTGCACCTGCACTGCACCACTTCCGTTAATATCTATCAGATGCAAAATCAACTCCAGATCCGTCTTTCCCTGGTTTGCTCCAGATTTAGGTTCTCTGTTTGGGCGTCCACACACATTCTTCTTCTGCAAATATTTGAATTACAGAGTATGTATGTGACAGATGAGTGTGGTGCTGTGCTTCATCACAGAGTGTATATGTAGTGTGATATATTCGTAACTTTAAGAAGGCAGGCTACAGCTTCTGCTGACTGATTTCAGTGAGCTTGTTTACTTTTCCTTTTAGGAGACCAAGCTCGGCCGTCAGTGATTTTAGTGGATACTCCGAGCATTGGTTTTACTTTTTTCCAGTGTACACGGCGATGTCCCTGATTATCTTTATCACTTTCTTATCAGGCTAAAAAATTTTTACTGTCATTAGTGGCAATGAAAAGCATCAATGTAAGAACAAATGTAAACCCAAGTAGCAGTTGGGGTCGCTGAGCCCTGATGTGACACATCTTTTTGAGAGATTTTTACCAGTTGATGTTGTAAAGTCctgatttttgttgtttaatgtggTTCAGGAACACAGAACCTTTTTGGGCCTGTTTTTTCTGATGGTCACTGAACGCAGCAGCTTAACATTAGTTGTGTAATCACGGCATTGCTGCACTGAAAGACGACAGGAAGTCAGTCATCAGTCATGACTGACACAGCATCTCATGTTAAATAACCCATAGAACAACTAAGGTAGTGATAgaggtgtgtgtctgcgtgcgtGTCTGCGTGCGTGTCTGCGTGCATTTATGCTTGTACCGGGGTGCTGCTGTAATCTCTCGGGGTATAATCTCATTAGGGTTAAAAGGAGCCGAGGAGCACGTCCTGTGGGCGCTCCGTGGTTGGTCACCATGGTGATAGATGAAACGCAGGTTGGCAGTCTGTTAATGATGGAGGAACACGACTGTGTggatttttgttgttatttattaaaaaaaaacaataaaatgggAGAAATCTCTGTATAACTAAAATCACGGGTTTTTGGCCCGGCCCTGCTTGCTATTCAAATCCAGGTGTGACGGGTTTTCTGCTCCTCTCTGTGCAGACTATGAATCAGCGGGTTGGGTTGTTTGTTCTCCTGGCGGCGGGCCTCCTCTGCCTCAGTTTGGCCCCTGTCTCTCGGGGTGACGATCTGGTCGAAGACGGTCTGGATGGCGATGACGCTGACGTGGAGGATGAAATGGACCTGAGCTTGGCTGGAGATGAGGATCTGGAGGACGATGTGCAAGATGAAGCTCCACCTGCTCCTAAAACCCCTCCCAGTCCACAggtaaaacagctttatttatttttattttattattaataaaaaagatgtgtttttcatgaattcctgttaatgataaatTTGCAGATGgtagaaaatcttttttttttttttttttaagtttcataAAGTCACGTAGTTTATTTTCAATAGAAGCTGTAGTTACATGGGTCTGCACACTAGGGGGCACCAAactaaatcagacagaaaccATCTCCAGGTCCAGATTTTCCATCAGTTCCTAAAGTCAAATTCTGAGGCTCCACTGAGCCTTCAAAATGGTCCAGATTCTTTCAGTTTCAGTAAAATGATCAACATTGCTGTTCTCCCAGCTGTTACGATCAAGTTTAACCTCCAGCATCCGTGAAAAACACGACTTACAAGATTTATCTGAGTTGGCAGCTTGTTATCAGCTACTCTCCATTTACAGGTGATATCCCATACGCTGACTGAAGGAATAAACTAAAACGTACAAATGTGCTATAACTTTGTAagtaaacaaatacagaaaactaaacagcacaGGGAGGATGAAGGAAGAGGGTTAAACTGTTCTCAATTAAAGTTAATGTTGAGAATACCTGATGGGCAGATGAAAAGGGATCAAACTTCAGCCAAGAGAATGTCTGAGACAACGtcattaacaaaaataaaaatggcacACGAGAGAGCAGCACACCACGACTGAGCTCCTGGATGTAAACCTGACCATCACTGATGACTGGTTTATAAAAGGCTGCATATGAAGCATCAGTGATGTCCTAATTTTTTATTTACCGACACGTTAAAAAGGTTTTTAAGTtacttgtttcttgtttttctgaaaGCTGTTAAAATTGTTTGTCTATGTTTTTGGTTGTATGAATAAAGTTAACTCGATTGAAGTTTTTACCTGTAAGGATTATAACTGCTCTGCTCTCAGCGTTTGTTTTGGCTCATTCTGAGGTTTTGAATGTTTAACCCAGAAGTGTCTGTTACCCATTAACCAATCAGGTCAGGAAGTGGGTCTGATGAGAGAGCAGTGATCTGACCTGCTGGTCTACTGACCTGCATTCTCTCTATAGACACAGACTAAGAGTCGGACCTCAGAATAATTCAGTCTAATGACTTAATGGGTGAATTTTCTTGGAGTCGgcaggttttagacagaaacCTGCTCATGAATCATTTCCACAGTTTTGATCATGTTTGCTTCACTTCCAGTCTGACTGGTTATTCAGAGTAGAGCTGAGGTAACGTGAACACATCTGAAAGGCTTTGAGCTCAAACGAGATAGGAAGAGGAGGACGAATCAAACAAATGTGTTGGTTAACCTGCACATGACGATGTTATAACTTACTTTCATTTCTTCACTCAGGTGACCTACAAAGCTCCTGAGCCAAAGGGGGAACACTTCATTGCAGAGTCTTTTGATAAGGGGACACTGGATGGGTGAGCACCACATGAGCATGAATCATAACCTTcactttcatgttttctttttcttactttaAAGCTTTTTACACGTGCTAGCATCCCACTAATGCATGCCAACTGGTCAGTTAAGGATTTAAGGACACCCCCTCACTGGCGCAGAGCCAGCTTGCTGTAACCTAGTGATGGTTTGTTTGTAACGTTAGCAGATTTAAACCTATCAGATCAGCCCAGAGTTTGGAACAATTAGCTGAAGTTATTCTCCCAGCAGTTATCAAGACAATCGATTAGTGAAACAGTCATATGGTTTAATTTGATCATCAGTTTCATCAAAGAAAAGCCTCTGTGTTTGATCTGTGAAAAATGCTGCAGAGGAGTCGGTGCACACGTGTACATCTACCTGTAAACCTCAGAGCTGCAGCGGAGTCGTAACCCTCTGTGCTGTTTCAGGTGGATTCTGTCCAACGCCAAGAAGGATGATGCAGACGAAGAGATCGCGAAGTACGACGGTGAGTGCAGATCTGTAACCTCATCATGTACATGATAACGTGCAGGAGCAGTTTTTTACATTAGATATTACATCAGCTGAGCCTGGGATGTCCTAAAAAGGCCACTGTAACGAAGATTACCGCCTTGTTTTAGTGTTtgtctgatgatgatgacgatgttAACAGGTAAATGGGCTGTGGAGGAGATGAAGGACAGTAAGCTGCCCGGCGACAAAGGTCTGGTCCTGAAGTCTCGAGCCAAACATCATGCCATCTCAGCCCACCTGCTGCGACCTTTCACCTTTGAAACCATGCCCCTTGTCATCCAGTAAGGACAGCTTTAATGTCTGATTCACATTTGAAACTCTGATTGGTAGATGGGTGTGAACACCCAGGTGTTCTCAGTCTGAAAGGTACTGATCAGTAGTGTCATCTGTCTGTGTTCAGGTATGAGGTGAACTTCCAGTCGGGTATCGACTGCGGCGGCGCCTATGTAAAGTTACTGACTGAGACGCCCGACCTTGACCTGGTCAGTGCGATTCCCACACACGTTAATTCAGTTTATTAATGATGCCACTTCAAAAGGAAAAGCAGGACAGTGActtaaaaaggttttaaatgttGTTCGACTCGTGATCTAACTCATTAACTCATCTTCCTCTCATGAGCCAAAGAGGCAGATCTATGATATATCTATGAAATGTTCTTATTGATCACTCAAATAAGTCACTGATAAAAACACCTGCAGGCTACGAGGCAGGTAAGCGCTGTAACATGTCCATGTGTGTCTGCAGGACCAGTTTGTGGATAAAACTCCATACACCATCATGTTTGGACCCGACAAATGTGGAGAAGACTACAAGCTGCACTTCATCTTCAGgcacaaaaaccccaaaaccggAGAGTACGAAGAGAAACACGCTAAGAAACCCGACGCCGACCTGAGGACGTACTTCACCGACAAGAAGACTCACCTGTACACGCTGGGTGAGACGCACAGGCTCCAaacgtgtttatttctgctgtaaatgttaacatgggagtctgtggGGACTGATGCCCTGCTGGGGCCTCTGCTggacgttagaggaactgcaggttttgattttgattttttttttctttgagtgCCTAACTCGTCTCTGTTGCCTCCAAAAGTGGTGAACTCTGACAACAGCTTTGAGGTGTTGGTGGATCAGACGGTCGTGAACAGCGGCAACCTGCTGACGGACATGACTCCCGCTGTGAACCCCCCCGCTGAGATCGAGGACCCTGATGACCACAAACCCGAGGACTGGGATGAGAGGCCCAAGATCCAGGACCCGGACTCCGTCAAACCCGAGGATTGGTCAGTACAAgggtttcattttcagtttgctCAAACTTTCATCCAAGTGTTTGACCTCAAGAAAACAAACTGAGCCACGGCTGCACGACTGGAACTGAAGTAAACATGTTTGCAGTAAAAGCATCACGGGGTCAGTCTTGATTTCTGAGATTGTTTACTTTTTCTGAATTGAAGATCTTAAAATTTTAACTaagtttaaaaagggaaaagaaattcctacaatttatttaaaaggggggaaataaagTAAACCCTCCataagtgtaaaaaaaataaataaataaataattaaaatctgGAGATGGTGCTGCTTCTTACTTCAATAACAGATTCAGAATGTATGAAAAACATAATCCATGTCTATTTAGAAATCAAAGGCTTACTTCATGTTTTCCTGTAAGTACAGTGTCCTCACAGCAGCTATATTATTGGtcagatgatgtcattaaaaatgttccaACGGCACAAAAACTGTGCGGAGGTCCAGTTCAGAGACTCCAATTAGCTAAGGGGAACCCTAGGAGACGGCTATCAGCTACGACCGCCTGTGTCACAATCCACCTGTCATTGTGACcgactcactgctggagcctctgctggatgttagaggaactgcaggtttggTGCTTCCATGTTTGCCGCTCTGTGACAGCAGACTTgggttgttgtgtgtttgcagggATGAAGACGCTCCGGCTCAGATTCCAGATGAATCTGCGGTGAAACCCGATGGCTGGCTGGACGATGAGCCCGAGTACATCGGAGACCCTGACGCCATCAAACCTGAAGACTGGTGAGTTACACCTGCCTGTCGGCCCGGAGCAGGTGGAAGGAAAGAAATGTCTAAAGCAAACGGAACGCagattttcttttcactgtGAACCGCTTTCCTGACAAAGCCCGTGGATTAATCCACTGCTGAAAATAGTCCCAGTAAAACCTGTATTCCAGTATAAAGAAGATAACAGAGTACTCTTCGTGCCTGTCAGGGATGAGGACATGGACGGAGAGTGGGAGGCCCCTCAGATCCCTAACCCCGCTTGTGAGACCGCCCCTGGCTGCGGCACCTGGAAACGGCCAATGATCGACAACCCCAACTACAAGGGCAAATGGAAGCCCCCCATGATTGATAACCCCAACTATCAGGTGAGTCTGACTTCAGTGTGAGGTGATCATTAGATGGAAGGGGTGGAGTCTTTTGGAGGCTCTCCTCATCTCCGACGCTTCGTGTTTTCAGGGCGTCTGGAAGCCAAGGAAGATCCCCAACCCGGCGTACTTTGAGGACCTTCACCCCTACAAGATGTCACCGTTCAGCGCCCTGGGGCTTGAGCTCTGGTCCATGACCTCTGACATCTTCTTCGACAACTTCTTCATCACCAATGACCGCAACGCTGCTGAACGCTGGGCCTCTGATAGCTGGGGGCTGAAGAAGGCAGCAGAGGGCGCCGCTGAGGTGGGTCCATGTTATTAGATCAGATTAAATTCAGTCTTCTGGGATAAACTggatttgtatttgttttgggagggtttttttttttttttttttttaattaagtgtGTGCCAtgattaaagttttaaaaaagtgaagTGACACCGTCACCATCTCATGTTTCAAATGCTCAGGCTGACCTCACACACCTCAGCGCAGCTTCACAGTGGAGCATCA
This window encodes:
- the canx gene encoding calnexin, with the translated sequence MNQRVGLFVLLAAGLLCLSLAPVSRGDDLVEDGLDGDDADVEDEMDLSLAGDEDLEDDVQDEAPPAPKTPPSPQVTYKAPEPKGEHFIAESFDKGTLDGWILSNAKKDDADEEIAKYDGKWAVEEMKDSKLPGDKGLVLKSRAKHHAISAHLLRPFTFETMPLVIQYEVNFQSGIDCGGAYVKLLTETPDLDLDQFVDKTPYTIMFGPDKCGEDYKLHFIFRHKNPKTGEYEEKHAKKPDADLRTYFTDKKTHLYTLVVNSDNSFEVLVDQTVVNSGNLLTDMTPAVNPPAEIEDPDDHKPEDWDERPKIQDPDSVKPEDWDEDAPAQIPDESAVKPDGWLDDEPEYIGDPDAIKPEDWDEDMDGEWEAPQIPNPACETAPGCGTWKRPMIDNPNYKGKWKPPMIDNPNYQGVWKPRKIPNPAYFEDLHPYKMSPFSALGLELWSMTSDIFFDNFFITNDRNAAERWASDSWGLKKAAEGAAEPGLAAQMLNAAEERPWLWVVYVLTVALPLILIFVFCCTGKKKSSASPAEYKKTDEPQPDVKEEEEEEEEAEEAPKAEKNSPGTDKSEDEEPAEEEEDEEKENTADEKLEDDVLRRSPRSRKLRKE